A part of Andrena cerasifolii isolate SP2316 chromosome 10, iyAndCera1_principal, whole genome shotgun sequence genomic DNA contains:
- the Ringer gene encoding tubulin polymerization-promoting protein ringmaker, whose protein sequence is MQADSEKANAEGGRNDAAVENSDGETEKNGAKTEKNAVAEESGDETVAGKAASLKIEEDTGSSTPSSPSATQPGSFLGNFKAFSKFGDPKSDGKLITLSQSDKWMKQAKVIDGKKITTTDTGIYFKKHKSTKLGIEQYKAFLEELAKSKKLDLAEVKKKMANCGPPGFSSGSSAAGKAASTVDRLTDVSKYTGSHKQRFDQTGKGKGIAGRKDLPDQSGYVQGYQNKDTYNKGH, encoded by the exons ATGCAGGCTGACAGTGAGAAGGCCAACGCCGAGGGGGGCAGGAACGACGCCGCAGTGGAGAATAGCGACGGCGAGACGGAGAAGAACGGGGCCAAGACGGAGAAGAACGCGGTCGCCGAAGAGTCTGGGGATGAAACGGTGGCGGGCAAGGCCGCGAGCCTGAAGATCGAGGAGGACACCGGGAGCTCGACACCCAGCAGCCCGAGTGCCACGCAGCCGGGTAGCTTCCTGGGTAATTTCAAGGCGTTCTCGAAATTCGGCGACCCGAAGAGCGACGGGAAGCTGATCACCCTGAGTCAGAGCGACAAGTGGATGAAGCAGGCGAAGGTGATCGATGGAAAGAAGATCACCACCACGGACACAGGGATTTACTTCAAGAAGCACAA ATCTACGAAACTGGGCATCGAGCAGTACAAAGCATTCCTGGAGGAGCTGGCTAAGAGCAAGAAGCTCGACTTGGCGGAGGTGAAGAAGAAGATGGCGAACTGTGGACCACCTGGATTCAGCAGTGGCTCCTCAGCA GCAGGAAAAGCGGCCTCCACCGTGGACAGACTCACGGACGTGAGCAAGTACACGGGTTCCCACAAGCAGCGCTTCGACCAAACCGGGAAAGGAAAAGGGATCGCCGGCCGGAAGGACCTGCCCGACCAATCTGGATACGTGCAGGGCTACCAGAATAAGGACACTTACAACAAAGGCCACTAG